A genomic region of Haliaeetus albicilla chromosome 8, bHalAlb1.1, whole genome shotgun sequence contains the following coding sequences:
- the SMG7 gene encoding nonsense-mediated mRNA decay factor SMG7 isoform X1 has translation MSLLCAQYLRQAEVLKADMTDSKLGPAEVWTSRQALQDLYQKMLVTDLEYALDKKVEQDLWNHAFKNQITTLQGQAKNRANPNRSEVQANLSLFLEAASGFYTQLLQELCTVFNVDLPCRVKSSQLGIISNKQTHTSAIVKPQSSSCSYICQHCLVHLGDIARYRNQTSQAESYYRHAAQLVPSNGQPYNQLAILASSKGDHLTTIFYYCRSIAVKFPFPAASTNLQKALSKALESRDEVKTRWSVSDFIKAFIKFHGHVYLSKSLEKLSPLREKLEEQFKRLLFQKAFNSQQLVHITVINLFQLHHLRDFSNETEQHSYSQDEQLCWTQLLALFMSFLGVLCKCPLQNDYQEDSGAAYPLPAVKVSMDWLKLRPSVFQEAVVDERRYIWPWLISLLNSFQPHEEDLSSNNATPLPEEFELQGFLALRPSFRNLDFSKGHQAITGDKEGQQRRIRQQRLIFTGKWIADNQPRLIQCENEVGKLLFLTEIPELLLEDPSEAKESLALQETSVADPLSTDGSPGLKSVLSSGRSLNNNCDAGEKPMVTFKENIKPREINREQGRIYPPKDLGRERRDYSKGIVANKNDGKKDNNKRKNETKKCGLDKMQEAGKQNVAVQVKSQTEMRKTPVSEARKTPVTQTPSQASSSQFIPIHHPGAFPPLPSRPGFPPPTYVVPPPVAFSMSTGYTFPGGVSVPGTFLQPTAHSPAGNQVQGGKQSHIPYSQQRPSGPGPMTQGPQQTPPPSQQPLSSLPAQATAQSASQLQVQALAQQQQQQSPTKAVQGLGKSPPHHSGFQQYPQTDSSKQLWNPPQVQGSLGKIIPVKQSYYLQAQDPLKLFEQSLQPPVMQQQPLEKKMKPFPMEPYNQNPSEVKVPEYYWDSSYGMADNRVMAQQSNMDRRGKRQGVFRPEQDAVSRMTFEDPKSSPLLPPDLLKSLAALEEEEELIFSNPPDLYPALLGPLASLPGRSLFKSLLEKPSELMSQSSSFLSLSGFSLNQERYPNNSMFNEVYGKNMNTSTKTEVTPSVAHQETSLYSLFEGTPWSPSLPASSDHSTPASQSPHSSNPSSLPSSPPTHNHNSVPFSNFGPIGTPDNRDRRVADRWKTDKPAIGGFGLDYLPATSSSSESSWHQSSAPSGTWAAQGPPAMEDSSAVLMESLKSIWSSSMMHPGPSALEQLLMQQKQKQQRGQGTMNPPH, from the exons GCAGGCAGAAGTCCTGAAGGCTGACATGACAG ATTCGAAGCTGGGTCCAGCAGAAGTCTGGACGTCCAGACAGGCTCTACAGGACTTATATCAGAAAATGCTAGTGACCGATTTGGAATATGCTCTAGATAAAAAAGTGGAGCAGGACCT ttggaatcatgcctttaaaaatcagatcACGACGCTACAGGGTCAGGCGAAAAATAGAGCAAATCCAAATCGGAGCGAAGTTCAGGCGAACCTTTCTCTGTTCTTAGAGGCAGCTAGTGGCTTCTACACACAG TTATTACAGGAATTGTGCACAGTTTTTAATGTAGACTTGCCATGTCGTGTAAAGTCTTCCCAGCTGGGAATCATTAGCAATAAACAGACGCACACCAGCGCCATAGTGAAGCCGCAATCTAGCTCCTGCTCTTACATCTGCCAGCACTGCCTTGTCCACCTTGGAGATATTG CTCGCTATAGGAATCAGACCAGCCAGGCAGAGTCTTACTACAGACATGCAGCTCAGCTTGTCCCTTCTAATG GTCAGCCTTATAATCAATTGGCTATTCtagcttcctccaaaggagacCACTTGACCACAATTTTCTACTACTGCAGAAGCATTGCTGTGAAGTTTCCTTTCCCAGCTGCCTCCACTAACCTACAGAAAGCACTTTCTAAAGCACTGGAAAG TCGTGATGAGGTGAAGACTCGATGGAGTGTGTCTGACTTCATCAAGGCATTTATTAAATTCCATGGCCATGTGTACCTGAGTAAGAGCTTGGAGAAGCTGAGCCCACTTCGAGAAAAGCTGGAAGAACAGTTCAAG AGGTTGTTATTCCAAAAGGCCTTCAATTCTCAGCAGTTAGTACATATTACTGTTATCAATCTGTTTCAACTACACCACCTGCGAGACTTCAGCAATGAAACAGAGCAGCACAGCTACAGCCAGGatgagcagctctgctggacaCAGTTACTGGCTCTCTTCA TGTCCTTTCTTGGAGTTCTGTGCAAGTGTCCTTTACAAAATGACTACCAGGAGGACTCTGGGGCTGCATATCCTCTTCCAGCTGTGAAGGTTTCAATGGACTGGCTGAAACTTAGGCCCAGTGTTTTCCAGGAGGCAGTGGTTGATGAAAGACGGTA CATATGGCCCTGGCTGATTTCTCTTCTAAACAGCTTCCAGCCTCATGAGGAAGATCTATCCAGTAATAATG CAACCCCCCTTCCAGAAGAATTTGAGTTGCAAGGATTCTTGGCTCTGAGGCCTTCATTCAG GAACTTGGATTTTTCCAAAGGCCACCAGGCAATTACAGGAGATAAGGAAGGGCAACAACGTCGGATACGGCAACAGCGTCTGATCTTCACAGGCAAATGGATCGCTGATAACCAGCCGAG gttGATTCAGTGTGAAAATGAGGTAGGAAAGCTGTTGTTTTTGACAGAAATCCCAGAACTATTACTAGAGGACCCTAGTGAAGCCAAAGAGAGTCTCGCCTTGCAGGAAACATCTGTTGCAGACCCGCTATCTACAGATGGGAGCCCTGGACTCAAATCAGTTCTGTCCTCTGGCAGAAGCCTGAACAACAACTGTGATGCAGGGGAAAAACCAATGGTCACATTCAAAGAGAACATCAAGCCACGGGAAATTAACAGAGAGCAAGGGCGAATCTATCCCCCTAAAGATTTAGGTAGGGAAAGACGGGACTATAGCAAAGGAATAGTAGCCAATAAGAATGATGGAAAGAAGGAcaacaataaaagaaagaatgagaCCAAGAAGTGCGGCTTGGATAAGATGCAGGAAGCAGGAAAGCAGAACGTGGCAGTTCAG GTGAAATCCCAGACAGAGATGAGGAAGACTCCGGTGTCTGAAGCCAGGAAAACACCTGTAACTCAGACTCCAAGTCAGGCCAGCAGTTCTCAGTTCATCCCCATTCATCATCCAGgagccttccctccccttcctagCCGGCCAG GGTTTCCACCTCCAACCTACGTTGTCCCCCCTCCTGTGGCTTTCTCCATGAGTACGGGGTACACCTTCCCAGGTGGCGTTTCTGTCCCAGGAACCTTCCTACAGCCCACAGCTCACTCGCCTGCAGGAAACCAGGTGCAAGGTGGGAAACAGTCCCACATTCCTTACAGCCAGCAACGGCCCTCTGGACCAGGGCCAATGACCCAGGGACCTCAGCAAACACCACCTCCTTCCCAGCAACCCCTCTCATCTTTACCAGCTCAGGCAACAGCACAGTCTGCCAGCCAGTTACAGGTCCAAGCTCTGgcccagcaacagcagcaacagtcCCCTACGAAAGCTGTGCAGGGCCTGGGGAAGAGCCCGCCACACCACTCCGGATTCCAGCAG TATCCACAGACAGACTCGTCAAAGCAGCTCTGGAACCCACCTCAAGTCCAAGGCTCACTGGGGAAGATCATACCCGTAAAGCAGTCCTACTACCTGCAGGCCCAGGACCCTCTAAAATTATTTGAACAGTCATTACAGCCTCCCGTGATGCAACAGCAacctctggagaaaaaaatgaagcctttCCCAATGGAGCCATATAACCAGAACCCCTCAGAAGTCAAGGTTCCAGAATATTACTGGGACTCTTCCTATGGCATGGCTGACAATAGGGTGATGGCACAGCAGTCTAACATGGACCGCAGGGGAAAACGGCAAGGAGTCTTCCGCCCAGAGCAGGATGCTGTCTCCAGGATGACCTTTGAG GACCCCAAGAGCTCCCCTCTGCTTCCTCCGGACCTGTTAAAGAGTCTGGCTGccttggaggaggaggaagagctgatTTTCTCTAATCCTCCTGATCTTtacccagctctgctggggccTCTCGCCTCTCTTCCTGGACGAAGCCTATTT AAGTCCCTGCTGGAAAAACCATCAGAATTGATGTCTCAGTCGTCGTCTTTCCTGTCCCTCAGTGGCTTTTCTCTTAATCAG GAAAGATATCCAAATAACAGCATGTTCAATGAGGTATATGGGAAAAACATGAATACCAGCACAAAAACAGAGGTCACCCCTTCAGTTGCTCATCAGGAGACTTCACTATATTCTCTCTTTGAGGGGACTCCATGGTCTCCATCCCTTCCAGCCAGCTCAG ATCATTCGACACCAGCCAGCCAGTCTCCTCACTCCTCCAACCCTAGCAGCTTGCCAAGCTCCCCTCCAACCCATAACCACAATTCTGTTCCCTTCTCCAACTTCGGACCTATTGGGACTCCAGACAACAGAGACAGGAGAGTTGCAGACCGCTGGAAAACAGATAAGCCAG CGATAGGAGGGTTTGGTCTGGACTATCTCCCAGCAACATCGTCATCTTCAGAGAGCAGCTGGCACCAGtccagtgctcccagtggcACCTGGGCAGCCCAAGGCCCTCCCGCTATGGAGGACTCCTCAGCTGTGCTTATGGAGAGCCTGAAG TCCATCTGGTCCAGTTCCATGATGCATCCTGGACCCTCAGCCCTGGAGCAGCTGTTaatgcagcagaagcagaagcagcaacgCGGACAAGGCACCATGAACCCGCCGCATTGA
- the SMG7 gene encoding nonsense-mediated mRNA decay factor SMG7 isoform X2, translated as MGLKSEIPLRQAEVLKADMTDSKLGPAEVWTSRQALQDLYQKMLVTDLEYALDKKVEQDLWNHAFKNQITTLQGQAKNRANPNRSEVQANLSLFLEAASGFYTQLLQELCTVFNVDLPCRVKSSQLGIISNKQTHTSAIVKPQSSSCSYICQHCLVHLGDIARYRNQTSQAESYYRHAAQLVPSNGQPYNQLAILASSKGDHLTTIFYYCRSIAVKFPFPAASTNLQKALSKALESRDEVKTRWSVSDFIKAFIKFHGHVYLSKSLEKLSPLREKLEEQFKRLLFQKAFNSQQLVHITVINLFQLHHLRDFSNETEQHSYSQDEQLCWTQLLALFMSFLGVLCKCPLQNDYQEDSGAAYPLPAVKVSMDWLKLRPSVFQEAVVDERRYIWPWLISLLNSFQPHEEDLSSNNATPLPEEFELQGFLALRPSFRNLDFSKGHQAITGDKEGQQRRIRQQRLIFTGKWIADNQPRLIQCENEVGKLLFLTEIPELLLEDPSEAKESLALQETSVADPLSTDGSPGLKSVLSSGRSLNNNCDAGEKPMVTFKENIKPREINREQGRIYPPKDLGRERRDYSKGIVANKNDGKKDNNKRKNETKKCGLDKMQEAGKQNVAVQVKSQTEMRKTPVSEARKTPVTQTPSQASSSQFIPIHHPGAFPPLPSRPGFPPPTYVVPPPVAFSMSTGYTFPGGVSVPGTFLQPTAHSPAGNQVQGGKQSHIPYSQQRPSGPGPMTQGPQQTPPPSQQPLSSLPAQATAQSASQLQVQALAQQQQQQSPTKAVQGLGKSPPHHSGFQQYPQTDSSKQLWNPPQVQGSLGKIIPVKQSYYLQAQDPLKLFEQSLQPPVMQQQPLEKKMKPFPMEPYNQNPSEVKVPEYYWDSSYGMADNRVMAQQSNMDRRGKRQGVFRPEQDAVSRMTFEDPKSSPLLPPDLLKSLAALEEEEELIFSNPPDLYPALLGPLASLPGRSLFKSLLEKPSELMSQSSSFLSLSGFSLNQERYPNNSMFNEVYGKNMNTSTKTEVTPSVAHQETSLYSLFEGTPWSPSLPASSDHSTPASQSPHSSNPSSLPSSPPTHNHNSVPFSNFGPIGTPDNRDRRVADRWKTDKPAIGGFGLDYLPATSSSSESSWHQSSAPSGTWAAQGPPAMEDSSAVLMESLKSIWSSSMMHPGPSALEQLLMQQKQKQQRGQGTMNPPH; from the exons GCAGGCAGAAGTCCTGAAGGCTGACATGACAG ATTCGAAGCTGGGTCCAGCAGAAGTCTGGACGTCCAGACAGGCTCTACAGGACTTATATCAGAAAATGCTAGTGACCGATTTGGAATATGCTCTAGATAAAAAAGTGGAGCAGGACCT ttggaatcatgcctttaaaaatcagatcACGACGCTACAGGGTCAGGCGAAAAATAGAGCAAATCCAAATCGGAGCGAAGTTCAGGCGAACCTTTCTCTGTTCTTAGAGGCAGCTAGTGGCTTCTACACACAG TTATTACAGGAATTGTGCACAGTTTTTAATGTAGACTTGCCATGTCGTGTAAAGTCTTCCCAGCTGGGAATCATTAGCAATAAACAGACGCACACCAGCGCCATAGTGAAGCCGCAATCTAGCTCCTGCTCTTACATCTGCCAGCACTGCCTTGTCCACCTTGGAGATATTG CTCGCTATAGGAATCAGACCAGCCAGGCAGAGTCTTACTACAGACATGCAGCTCAGCTTGTCCCTTCTAATG GTCAGCCTTATAATCAATTGGCTATTCtagcttcctccaaaggagacCACTTGACCACAATTTTCTACTACTGCAGAAGCATTGCTGTGAAGTTTCCTTTCCCAGCTGCCTCCACTAACCTACAGAAAGCACTTTCTAAAGCACTGGAAAG TCGTGATGAGGTGAAGACTCGATGGAGTGTGTCTGACTTCATCAAGGCATTTATTAAATTCCATGGCCATGTGTACCTGAGTAAGAGCTTGGAGAAGCTGAGCCCACTTCGAGAAAAGCTGGAAGAACAGTTCAAG AGGTTGTTATTCCAAAAGGCCTTCAATTCTCAGCAGTTAGTACATATTACTGTTATCAATCTGTTTCAACTACACCACCTGCGAGACTTCAGCAATGAAACAGAGCAGCACAGCTACAGCCAGGatgagcagctctgctggacaCAGTTACTGGCTCTCTTCA TGTCCTTTCTTGGAGTTCTGTGCAAGTGTCCTTTACAAAATGACTACCAGGAGGACTCTGGGGCTGCATATCCTCTTCCAGCTGTGAAGGTTTCAATGGACTGGCTGAAACTTAGGCCCAGTGTTTTCCAGGAGGCAGTGGTTGATGAAAGACGGTA CATATGGCCCTGGCTGATTTCTCTTCTAAACAGCTTCCAGCCTCATGAGGAAGATCTATCCAGTAATAATG CAACCCCCCTTCCAGAAGAATTTGAGTTGCAAGGATTCTTGGCTCTGAGGCCTTCATTCAG GAACTTGGATTTTTCCAAAGGCCACCAGGCAATTACAGGAGATAAGGAAGGGCAACAACGTCGGATACGGCAACAGCGTCTGATCTTCACAGGCAAATGGATCGCTGATAACCAGCCGAG gttGATTCAGTGTGAAAATGAGGTAGGAAAGCTGTTGTTTTTGACAGAAATCCCAGAACTATTACTAGAGGACCCTAGTGAAGCCAAAGAGAGTCTCGCCTTGCAGGAAACATCTGTTGCAGACCCGCTATCTACAGATGGGAGCCCTGGACTCAAATCAGTTCTGTCCTCTGGCAGAAGCCTGAACAACAACTGTGATGCAGGGGAAAAACCAATGGTCACATTCAAAGAGAACATCAAGCCACGGGAAATTAACAGAGAGCAAGGGCGAATCTATCCCCCTAAAGATTTAGGTAGGGAAAGACGGGACTATAGCAAAGGAATAGTAGCCAATAAGAATGATGGAAAGAAGGAcaacaataaaagaaagaatgagaCCAAGAAGTGCGGCTTGGATAAGATGCAGGAAGCAGGAAAGCAGAACGTGGCAGTTCAG GTGAAATCCCAGACAGAGATGAGGAAGACTCCGGTGTCTGAAGCCAGGAAAACACCTGTAACTCAGACTCCAAGTCAGGCCAGCAGTTCTCAGTTCATCCCCATTCATCATCCAGgagccttccctccccttcctagCCGGCCAG GGTTTCCACCTCCAACCTACGTTGTCCCCCCTCCTGTGGCTTTCTCCATGAGTACGGGGTACACCTTCCCAGGTGGCGTTTCTGTCCCAGGAACCTTCCTACAGCCCACAGCTCACTCGCCTGCAGGAAACCAGGTGCAAGGTGGGAAACAGTCCCACATTCCTTACAGCCAGCAACGGCCCTCTGGACCAGGGCCAATGACCCAGGGACCTCAGCAAACACCACCTCCTTCCCAGCAACCCCTCTCATCTTTACCAGCTCAGGCAACAGCACAGTCTGCCAGCCAGTTACAGGTCCAAGCTCTGgcccagcaacagcagcaacagtcCCCTACGAAAGCTGTGCAGGGCCTGGGGAAGAGCCCGCCACACCACTCCGGATTCCAGCAG TATCCACAGACAGACTCGTCAAAGCAGCTCTGGAACCCACCTCAAGTCCAAGGCTCACTGGGGAAGATCATACCCGTAAAGCAGTCCTACTACCTGCAGGCCCAGGACCCTCTAAAATTATTTGAACAGTCATTACAGCCTCCCGTGATGCAACAGCAacctctggagaaaaaaatgaagcctttCCCAATGGAGCCATATAACCAGAACCCCTCAGAAGTCAAGGTTCCAGAATATTACTGGGACTCTTCCTATGGCATGGCTGACAATAGGGTGATGGCACAGCAGTCTAACATGGACCGCAGGGGAAAACGGCAAGGAGTCTTCCGCCCAGAGCAGGATGCTGTCTCCAGGATGACCTTTGAG GACCCCAAGAGCTCCCCTCTGCTTCCTCCGGACCTGTTAAAGAGTCTGGCTGccttggaggaggaggaagagctgatTTTCTCTAATCCTCCTGATCTTtacccagctctgctggggccTCTCGCCTCTCTTCCTGGACGAAGCCTATTT AAGTCCCTGCTGGAAAAACCATCAGAATTGATGTCTCAGTCGTCGTCTTTCCTGTCCCTCAGTGGCTTTTCTCTTAATCAG GAAAGATATCCAAATAACAGCATGTTCAATGAGGTATATGGGAAAAACATGAATACCAGCACAAAAACAGAGGTCACCCCTTCAGTTGCTCATCAGGAGACTTCACTATATTCTCTCTTTGAGGGGACTCCATGGTCTCCATCCCTTCCAGCCAGCTCAG ATCATTCGACACCAGCCAGCCAGTCTCCTCACTCCTCCAACCCTAGCAGCTTGCCAAGCTCCCCTCCAACCCATAACCACAATTCTGTTCCCTTCTCCAACTTCGGACCTATTGGGACTCCAGACAACAGAGACAGGAGAGTTGCAGACCGCTGGAAAACAGATAAGCCAG CGATAGGAGGGTTTGGTCTGGACTATCTCCCAGCAACATCGTCATCTTCAGAGAGCAGCTGGCACCAGtccagtgctcccagtggcACCTGGGCAGCCCAAGGCCCTCCCGCTATGGAGGACTCCTCAGCTGTGCTTATGGAGAGCCTGAAG TCCATCTGGTCCAGTTCCATGATGCATCCTGGACCCTCAGCCCTGGAGCAGCTGTTaatgcagcagaagcagaagcagcaacgCGGACAAGGCACCATGAACCCGCCGCATTGA
- the SMG7 gene encoding nonsense-mediated mRNA decay factor SMG7 isoform X6 — MSLLCAQYLRQAEVLKADMTDSKLGPAEVWTSRQALQDLYQKMLVTDLEYALDKKVEQDLWNHAFKNQITTLQGQAKNRANPNRSEVQANLSLFLEAASGFYTQLLQELCTVFNVDLPCRVKSSQLGIISNKQTHTSAIVKPQSSSCSYICQHCLVHLGDIARYRNQTSQAESYYRHAAQLVPSNGQPYNQLAILASSKGDHLTTIFYYCRSIAVKFPFPAASTNLQKALSKALESRDEVKTRWSVSDFIKAFIKFHGHVYLSKSLEKLSPLREKLEEQFKRLLFQKAFNSQQLVHITVINLFQLHHLRDFSNETEQHSYSQDEQLCWTQLLALFMSFLGVLCKCPLQNDYQEDSGAAYPLPAVKVSMDWLKLRPSVFQEAVVDERRYIWPWLISLLNSFQPHEEDLSSNNATPLPEEFELQGFLALRPSFRNLDFSKGHQAITGDKEGQQRRIRQQRLIFTGKWIADNQPRLIQCENEVGKLLFLTEIPELLLEDPSEAKESLALQETSVADPLSTDGSPGLKSVLSSGRSLNNNCDAGEKPMVTFKENIKPREINREQGRIYPPKDLGRERRDYSKGIVANKNDGKKDNNKRKNETKKCGLDKMQEAGKQNVAVQVKSQTEMRKTPVSEARKTPVTQTPSQASSSQFIPIHHPGAFPPLPSRPGFPPPTYVVPPPVAFSMSTGYTFPGGVSVPGTFLQPTAHSPAGNQVQGGKQSHIPYSQQRPSGPGPMTQGPQQTPPPSQQPLSSLPAQATAQSASQLQVQALAQQQQQQSPTKAVQGLGKSPPHHSGFQQYPQTDSSKQLWNPPQVQGSLGKIIPVKQSYYLQAQDPLKLFEQSLQPPVMQQQPLEKKMKPFPMEPYNQNPSEVKVPEYYWDSSYGMADNRVMAQQSNMDRRGKRQGVFRPEQDAVSRMTFEKSLLEKPSELMSQSSSFLSLSGFSLNQERYPNNSMFNEVYGKNMNTSTKTEVTPSVAHQETSLYSLFEGTPWSPSLPASSDHSTPASQSPHSSNPSSLPSSPPTHNHNSVPFSNFGPIGTPDNRDRRVADRWKTDKPAIGGFGLDYLPATSSSSESSWHQSSAPSGTWAAQGPPAMEDSSAVLMESLKSIWSSSMMHPGPSALEQLLMQQKQKQQRGQGTMNPPH; from the exons GCAGGCAGAAGTCCTGAAGGCTGACATGACAG ATTCGAAGCTGGGTCCAGCAGAAGTCTGGACGTCCAGACAGGCTCTACAGGACTTATATCAGAAAATGCTAGTGACCGATTTGGAATATGCTCTAGATAAAAAAGTGGAGCAGGACCT ttggaatcatgcctttaaaaatcagatcACGACGCTACAGGGTCAGGCGAAAAATAGAGCAAATCCAAATCGGAGCGAAGTTCAGGCGAACCTTTCTCTGTTCTTAGAGGCAGCTAGTGGCTTCTACACACAG TTATTACAGGAATTGTGCACAGTTTTTAATGTAGACTTGCCATGTCGTGTAAAGTCTTCCCAGCTGGGAATCATTAGCAATAAACAGACGCACACCAGCGCCATAGTGAAGCCGCAATCTAGCTCCTGCTCTTACATCTGCCAGCACTGCCTTGTCCACCTTGGAGATATTG CTCGCTATAGGAATCAGACCAGCCAGGCAGAGTCTTACTACAGACATGCAGCTCAGCTTGTCCCTTCTAATG GTCAGCCTTATAATCAATTGGCTATTCtagcttcctccaaaggagacCACTTGACCACAATTTTCTACTACTGCAGAAGCATTGCTGTGAAGTTTCCTTTCCCAGCTGCCTCCACTAACCTACAGAAAGCACTTTCTAAAGCACTGGAAAG TCGTGATGAGGTGAAGACTCGATGGAGTGTGTCTGACTTCATCAAGGCATTTATTAAATTCCATGGCCATGTGTACCTGAGTAAGAGCTTGGAGAAGCTGAGCCCACTTCGAGAAAAGCTGGAAGAACAGTTCAAG AGGTTGTTATTCCAAAAGGCCTTCAATTCTCAGCAGTTAGTACATATTACTGTTATCAATCTGTTTCAACTACACCACCTGCGAGACTTCAGCAATGAAACAGAGCAGCACAGCTACAGCCAGGatgagcagctctgctggacaCAGTTACTGGCTCTCTTCA TGTCCTTTCTTGGAGTTCTGTGCAAGTGTCCTTTACAAAATGACTACCAGGAGGACTCTGGGGCTGCATATCCTCTTCCAGCTGTGAAGGTTTCAATGGACTGGCTGAAACTTAGGCCCAGTGTTTTCCAGGAGGCAGTGGTTGATGAAAGACGGTA CATATGGCCCTGGCTGATTTCTCTTCTAAACAGCTTCCAGCCTCATGAGGAAGATCTATCCAGTAATAATG CAACCCCCCTTCCAGAAGAATTTGAGTTGCAAGGATTCTTGGCTCTGAGGCCTTCATTCAG GAACTTGGATTTTTCCAAAGGCCACCAGGCAATTACAGGAGATAAGGAAGGGCAACAACGTCGGATACGGCAACAGCGTCTGATCTTCACAGGCAAATGGATCGCTGATAACCAGCCGAG gttGATTCAGTGTGAAAATGAGGTAGGAAAGCTGTTGTTTTTGACAGAAATCCCAGAACTATTACTAGAGGACCCTAGTGAAGCCAAAGAGAGTCTCGCCTTGCAGGAAACATCTGTTGCAGACCCGCTATCTACAGATGGGAGCCCTGGACTCAAATCAGTTCTGTCCTCTGGCAGAAGCCTGAACAACAACTGTGATGCAGGGGAAAAACCAATGGTCACATTCAAAGAGAACATCAAGCCACGGGAAATTAACAGAGAGCAAGGGCGAATCTATCCCCCTAAAGATTTAGGTAGGGAAAGACGGGACTATAGCAAAGGAATAGTAGCCAATAAGAATGATGGAAAGAAGGAcaacaataaaagaaagaatgagaCCAAGAAGTGCGGCTTGGATAAGATGCAGGAAGCAGGAAAGCAGAACGTGGCAGTTCAG GTGAAATCCCAGACAGAGATGAGGAAGACTCCGGTGTCTGAAGCCAGGAAAACACCTGTAACTCAGACTCCAAGTCAGGCCAGCAGTTCTCAGTTCATCCCCATTCATCATCCAGgagccttccctccccttcctagCCGGCCAG GGTTTCCACCTCCAACCTACGTTGTCCCCCCTCCTGTGGCTTTCTCCATGAGTACGGGGTACACCTTCCCAGGTGGCGTTTCTGTCCCAGGAACCTTCCTACAGCCCACAGCTCACTCGCCTGCAGGAAACCAGGTGCAAGGTGGGAAACAGTCCCACATTCCTTACAGCCAGCAACGGCCCTCTGGACCAGGGCCAATGACCCAGGGACCTCAGCAAACACCACCTCCTTCCCAGCAACCCCTCTCATCTTTACCAGCTCAGGCAACAGCACAGTCTGCCAGCCAGTTACAGGTCCAAGCTCTGgcccagcaacagcagcaacagtcCCCTACGAAAGCTGTGCAGGGCCTGGGGAAGAGCCCGCCACACCACTCCGGATTCCAGCAG TATCCACAGACAGACTCGTCAAAGCAGCTCTGGAACCCACCTCAAGTCCAAGGCTCACTGGGGAAGATCATACCCGTAAAGCAGTCCTACTACCTGCAGGCCCAGGACCCTCTAAAATTATTTGAACAGTCATTACAGCCTCCCGTGATGCAACAGCAacctctggagaaaaaaatgaagcctttCCCAATGGAGCCATATAACCAGAACCCCTCAGAAGTCAAGGTTCCAGAATATTACTGGGACTCTTCCTATGGCATGGCTGACAATAGGGTGATGGCACAGCAGTCTAACATGGACCGCAGGGGAAAACGGCAAGGAGTCTTCCGCCCAGAGCAGGATGCTGTCTCCAGGATGACCTTTGAG AAGTCCCTGCTGGAAAAACCATCAGAATTGATGTCTCAGTCGTCGTCTTTCCTGTCCCTCAGTGGCTTTTCTCTTAATCAG GAAAGATATCCAAATAACAGCATGTTCAATGAGGTATATGGGAAAAACATGAATACCAGCACAAAAACAGAGGTCACCCCTTCAGTTGCTCATCAGGAGACTTCACTATATTCTCTCTTTGAGGGGACTCCATGGTCTCCATCCCTTCCAGCCAGCTCAG ATCATTCGACACCAGCCAGCCAGTCTCCTCACTCCTCCAACCCTAGCAGCTTGCCAAGCTCCCCTCCAACCCATAACCACAATTCTGTTCCCTTCTCCAACTTCGGACCTATTGGGACTCCAGACAACAGAGACAGGAGAGTTGCAGACCGCTGGAAAACAGATAAGCCAG CGATAGGAGGGTTTGGTCTGGACTATCTCCCAGCAACATCGTCATCTTCAGAGAGCAGCTGGCACCAGtccagtgctcccagtggcACCTGGGCAGCCCAAGGCCCTCCCGCTATGGAGGACTCCTCAGCTGTGCTTATGGAGAGCCTGAAG TCCATCTGGTCCAGTTCCATGATGCATCCTGGACCCTCAGCCCTGGAGCAGCTGTTaatgcagcagaagcagaagcagcaacgCGGACAAGGCACCATGAACCCGCCGCATTGA